From the genome of Takifugu flavidus isolate HTHZ2018 unplaced genomic scaffold, ASM371156v2 ctg485, whole genome shotgun sequence:
tgctgaaTCTAATTTAATTCTATTTAGAGCTTCATTCAAAAGACTTGGCAATGAAGAGGAAAGTGCACCGGCCATGCTGTCATGTTTCTGAGTTCActctaatgtgttttttttgtttgtttcttagAGCAAAAATTGGATCTAAAGTCAAATAAGCATAAATGAAATGTGTGGGTTTTAGACTGCATTTGCAAAGTGATTATATTCATGAATTCAAATCAGGTCAGAATTTCACGTCACGCTCTTCCATACAAAACCTGTATTGACCTCTGAACACGTTGACTGGTGTGGATTAAACTTATGCtaaagtaaataataaatagtTGTTTTTATACTGGCTatattttatacattaaaaTAAACGGACTTAAGCTCGGAAAAAATCAAATAAGGTGAAGAAAATGCGGACATCGTTTGTGACGTCACGCCGAGTTTCACGTCCACAGGTCAGAAAACCAGGAAGTAACTAGTTGACTAACTAGTTCTTCTCCGGCGAGGATGGCGCTTCGGACAGTGGGGAGGTGTCTGTGGAACTTTCAGAGAAACCGTTCTAAGGTACCATAGTTCAATGTTTgtaagaatatatatatatatgtgaaaATTTTTTTGAGTGGAACTCTCGACGTTCACATGTCACTGGACGAAAATCGGTCACCTGCAACCAGAATTAGAGGATTTCTTCAGCGCAGATAACTAATAACGGTGAAAGTATCGGGGGAAATTTGAAAATTAATGTCGTATAAAGTAGATCAATTATTTTTATCCAAGGATAGGAGCAGATATGTGGATACTGACTGCAGTACTTCATTTGGCCACGGAGTAGCGTTGTTTCGCTAACACCATTTTTACCTAATTGACAGCGATATTTAAGGCGCACAATTTAATCATTGTTTCCTTTATAGACAGTCACTGTCGGGGGTTTCAGGTTAAAAACGACCTGCCCAGTTGAAGTGAGCCATTTAGATCATTTAGTTCTAACCGTGCACAGTGTGCCAGACACGGTCAACTTCTACACCACGACCCTCGGCATGCAGGTCATCACTTTTAAGGTATGTCAGAAGTTACCATGACACTTAGGTCATATCAACAcgtgtcaggctgaagaagctgctAGTAGAGGGCAGACTTTGGGTGTTCCATTTTTGTCCTGCGGCAGCGCGGAAACACATTTCTTGTGTTTTAAGGGAAACCGTAAAGCTCTGGGGTTTGGCCAGCAGAAGTTCAACCTTCACCAGCTGGGGCAGGAATTTGAGCCCAAAGCAAAGCATCCAACTTCAGGCTCCGCTGACCTGTGTCTCATAACCAGAACCCCTCTGGCCCAAGTAGCTGCACATCTGAAGGTATTTGACCCACTGCTACCACATTTCCTGGGTGATACTTTGAGATAAAGTCCACTCGGTTCATTTACGGTGTTGTTTTAGGCCTGTGGCGTTGAGATTGAGGAGGGTCCAGTGGAAAGGACTGGAGCTGTGGGCACCATCACCTCCCTGTACTTCAGGGATCCAGACCACAATCTCATTGAGGTGTCCAACTATATGCAGCCATCAGAGGGCTCCTAATGAGACTTTGGCTTTTACACAGAAATGTCTCCAACCACCagactgtttctttcttttatttctcagaaacagacaaatACTAAATAGAAATTCAAATACAATTCACTGTTTCAGGATCAGTTTTGATCTGAACAGTGTAGCTCAACGAATTTCCAGAGATTATGTTAAATTACTATGTTTGACGAATGAGTACTTTACTAAGTAAAATAATGTACAATTCTCTGTATCAAGTGCCAATTATCAAGAGTGTAGATAAAAATTGAGTTACCTGTTTgaattttttaatgaatatgtATTTTTTGACACGCATTCATCTGTTCAGATCTTTTGTGGTCGTTTTTTTTCATCAGTGATCTTATTAATCTGTCACTAAAATGCGAAGCTGAGCCAGTCCAAACGCTTCATTTTGCTGTTCATCAGAACTTAAAAATTGTAACGTCACTAATATGACAGCAAAGATGGAAACTTTCTCAGTATTATTCTATTATCCTTTTATTATCTTATGCGAGATTACAGCGTCTGCCTCTGAGGATGAGTTGTGTTTGTAGTGAGTTTGCTATGGAATAAgtacatttcccagcaggtttatgacatgtttgtgtgttcagttcagtttgcagaggaacatatcaggagacacaggacagttttgtttgaaataGAAGCATTGTGGTAAATTCCATCAGCTTCACTTATCGGTCAGGTTATGGTACTGCAGCAATACCAGCCGCCAGCTCTTCGCACGGAGCCTAAAAAGGTGTCCATTTTCTCCCCGTGGTGTCGCCAACGCTGAGCTTAATACAGGTCTACACAGGTATGATGGCCGAACTTTAAAACCTCTTAAGACCCGAGCTCTTGTTTGATATGCAATTTTTATTCTCTTTGCTATTTGGGCTTATTGGAACCCAATAAGTATAAAAACTAAGCATCATCTTTTGACATGATGtagttttagagaaaaatgaTGGCCACATATGTGTACACTCGGTCTGAATTAccataaagcacaataaaatcaataatacaGTTTTTGTGTAATAGAATGAAAAactctttatttacatagttttgaacatgttttgaaCAGGTTATactgtaatgacaataataacacattaataacacatacaaacatagttTTGAACCTTTTTTGAACAGGTTAGactgtaatgacaataataacacattaataacacatacatagttttgaacatgttttgaaCAGGTTAGactgtaatgacaataataacacattattaataacacatacaaacatagttttgaacatgttttaaCATCACagcccaaaaaacaaacaaaataacacgTCATATGTCTGTCACATCTATTTATGAAATTCTAAGAAACAGTTGCGCTCGGTTTGTAAGCACAAGAACACCTTGCAGGTCACGCAACGCACTCGGGTTCTccctgtgcagcctgctgctctgcatcgtGCTGCATTCTTCATGTTGACCATCTCTGGGAGATGTGCATTAGCCCTCCTGCGGACAGACACATGGGGCACTGCCATCACTGGACGTTTTTTTCCTTTCTAACGAGTCATCTTctccctctgacagctctggaaAGTCTGCATCATCTTCTTGGCTATGATGCTGGGCCAAGAAGGTCCTGGCCACGTCAATGCGGAACTCCAGGAACTGCATGATGCTCTTCCTTGGTGCACCACACGTTGCCAGATCTTTCCGATAGAGTAGCCAGCTGTTGGCTAAAGCCAGATCTGTAAAGTGCATTAGCATCCTAAATGTCCACTTCTTAGTACGGCTGCTCATTCGATAATAACTAATCATTCTGTCGATCAGGTCAACTCCACCCATTTTGAGGTTGTACTCCCGAACAATGCATGGTCGGGAGACAgacacatattttttttgtttcttgtccCAGCGCTGGCAGGTGTCTTCAGGCTGTGTCCCATGAACAGCAGATATCATTAGAACTGGTTTGTTGTCAAACCACTTCACGACACAAACTGTCCATCTTTGGTAGAAACTTCTTTTGAAGTACCTCTTCCTgaattttgcattattttatcgGTAGTTAActtctgcactgctgcagtGACCCGGTTCTTCATTACTGTACCAGTAATGTACAGCTCCTTTTTCAGCATTTGCTCCGCACCTTCAATGCTTGTGAAGAGCTGGTCACAGTACACTTTTGTGCCACGATGCAGAGTTTGACACAGACGAGACATTACTAAACTTCCCAAACCCAGACCCTCTGGTTCTTCGACCTGCTCGCGCAATGCAGCTGAACCTTGATAGAGATCAAAGTCCAGCACAATCCCATCTGTTGTGGCACAAACAAAGTTCTTTATGCCAACAGGGTTTGGCTTCATTGGCAAATACTGCCTACATGGACAGGTTCCTGTGAAA
Proteins encoded in this window:
- the LOC130520712 gene encoding glyoxalase domain-containing protein 5-like, yielding MALRTVGRCLWNFQRNRSKTVTVGGFRLKTTCPVEVSHLDHLVLTVHSVPDTVNFYTTTLGMQVITFKGNRKALGFGQQKFNLHQLGQEFEPKAKHPTSGSADLCLITRTPLAQVAAHLKACGVEIEEGPVERTGAVGTITSLYFRDPDHNLIEVSNYMQPSEGS